From Pseudonocardia autotrophica, one genomic window encodes:
- a CDS encoding LLM class F420-dependent oxidoreductase, whose product MKFGIATFVTDEGIRPGPLGRALEERGFDSVFLAEHSHIPVSRESPYPGGGDLPRVYYRTLDPFVALTAMAATTTDLLLGTGIVLLPQRDVIHTAKSAASLDLLSGGRLLFGVGAGWNREEMRNHGTDPAKRGPLMTEQLHALKALWTEEEAEFHGEHVHLERSFCRPKPAREPHPPIYLGGESEAALNRLAAVGDGWLPRGHLSFDEIRRVRADLADRGKPDVPTTVFAAQPDPETVAGYADIGVERVTFLLPTRPERETLTKLDELAQVVQRSR is encoded by the coding sequence ATGAAGTTCGGTATCGCCACGTTCGTGACCGACGAGGGCATCCGGCCGGGCCCGCTGGGCCGGGCATTGGAGGAGCGCGGGTTCGACTCGGTCTTCCTCGCGGAGCACTCGCACATCCCGGTCAGCCGCGAGTCGCCCTATCCCGGTGGCGGTGACCTGCCGCGCGTCTACTACCGGACGCTCGATCCGTTCGTCGCGCTCACCGCGATGGCGGCGACGACGACCGATCTGCTGCTCGGCACCGGGATCGTGCTGCTGCCGCAGCGCGACGTCATCCACACCGCGAAGTCCGCCGCGAGCCTGGACCTGCTGTCCGGCGGACGGCTGCTGTTCGGCGTCGGCGCCGGCTGGAACCGGGAGGAGATGCGCAACCACGGCACCGATCCGGCGAAGCGCGGCCCGCTGATGACCGAGCAGCTGCACGCGCTGAAGGCACTGTGGACCGAGGAGGAGGCCGAGTTCCACGGCGAGCACGTGCACCTCGAGCGGTCGTTCTGCCGGCCGAAGCCGGCCCGCGAGCCGCACCCGCCGATCTACCTCGGCGGGGAGAGCGAGGCCGCCCTGAACCGGCTCGCCGCGGTCGGTGACGGCTGGCTGCCGCGCGGGCACCTGTCGTTCGACGAGATCCGCCGGGTCCGGGCCGATCTCGCCGACCGCGGGAAGCCGGACGTGCCGACCACCGTGTTCGCCGCCCAGCCGGACCCGGAGACGGTGGCCGGATACGCCGACATCGGCGTCGAGCGGGTGACGTTCCTGCTGCCGACGCGGCCCGAGCGGGAGACCCTCACGAAGCTGGACGAGCTGGCGCAGGTGGTGCAGCGCTCCCGCTGA
- a CDS encoding orotidine 5'-phosphate decarboxylase / HUMPS family protein, translated as MPDRPTSGIVPALDVPDIDTARRLAEATATVPGVLGFKIGLQPVLASGLAHTVRALREVTDLPLYYDHQKAGLDIPSNGPGLAATVAAAGVDGLIVFPVAGPSAVQGFVRSALDHRVRPIVGAALPLADYTVSGGGWIADDVLARVTELAVQHGARDLVVPAHDLGRAAAVTAALVERHDGLTFFVPGVGGDATPVLDALRAVRGPRAIAIVGRAVHAAPDPLEAARRLAGDAAERATRT; from the coding sequence GTGCCCGACCGTCCCACGTCCGGGATCGTCCCGGCCCTCGACGTACCCGACATCGACACCGCCCGGAGGCTGGCCGAGGCCACCGCCACCGTGCCGGGGGTGCTCGGTTTCAAGATCGGCCTGCAGCCGGTGCTGGCCTCCGGGCTGGCCCACACCGTCCGCGCGCTGCGCGAGGTCACCGATCTGCCGCTGTACTACGACCACCAGAAGGCCGGTCTGGACATCCCGTCCAACGGGCCGGGTCTCGCCGCCACGGTGGCCGCGGCCGGCGTCGACGGCCTGATCGTCTTCCCGGTCGCCGGTCCGAGCGCGGTACAGGGCTTCGTGCGGAGCGCGCTCGACCATCGGGTGCGGCCGATCGTCGGCGCCGCACTCCCGCTGGCGGACTACACGGTCTCGGGCGGCGGCTGGATCGCCGACGACGTGCTCGCCCGGGTCACCGAACTGGCGGTGCAGCACGGCGCACGCGACCTCGTCGTCCCCGCGCACGATCTCGGCCGGGCGGCGGCCGTCACCGCGGCACTCGTCGAACGGCACGACGGCCTCACGTTCTTCGTCCCCGGGGTGGGTGGCGACGCGACACCCGTCCTCGACGCCCTCCGTGCGGTGCGCGGTCCCCGGGCCATCGCGATCGTCGGGCGAGCCGTGCACGCCGCGCCCGATCCGCTCGAGGCTGCCCGGCGGTTGGCCGGCGACGCCGCGGAGCGTGCCACCAGGACCTGA
- a CDS encoding nicotinate phosphoribosyltransferase yields the protein MVSKFSDFGNIILNTDSYKHSHHVLYPPGTEYVSSYVESRGGPFPAHLFVGLQAFIKEYLLKPITIEDIDEAEIVTRQHKIPFNRDGWLGILNEHDGYLPLEIEAIPEGTVLPVRNALVQVINTDPKYFWLTSFVETPLLRAIWYPTSVGTLSWLSKQIIRHALDRTSDHPEIIRDLLHDYGARGVSSQQSAALGGLAHLVNFEQTDTILGSLAAQRYYNAIAPGASGPNSEHSTMTAWGRENEAKAYANAIHKYRGWPIVVIVSDSYDLDNAVHNIFGGELKELVDNHPGTVFVRPDSGDPVQVVSDTIEGLIEHYGAIENSKGYRVLPDRIRVCQGDGITLDSLRAIYAELDRRRLAADNVYFGMGGGLLQQVNRDTLHFAQKANAVRIDGRWVDIWKSPNGVDLKASKRGRLAVRQVDGRIETVPRDAVAPEENLLQPVYRNGKLLRRWDLLDLIERSERTVPREYYAPVLPEESSAEQQPLPSAGA from the coding sequence ATGGTCAGCAAGTTCTCCGATTTCGGCAACATCATTCTCAACACCGACAGCTACAAGCATTCCCATCACGTTCTCTACCCGCCCGGGACGGAGTACGTATCCAGCTATGTCGAGTCCCGTGGCGGGCCCTTTCCGGCACACCTGTTCGTCGGGCTCCAGGCCTTCATCAAGGAGTACCTGCTCAAGCCGATCACGATCGAGGACATCGACGAGGCGGAGATCGTGACCCGCCAGCACAAGATCCCGTTCAACCGGGACGGCTGGCTGGGGATCCTCAACGAGCACGACGGCTACCTGCCGCTCGAGATCGAGGCGATCCCCGAGGGCACGGTGCTGCCGGTCCGCAACGCACTCGTGCAGGTCATCAACACCGACCCGAAGTACTTCTGGCTGACCAGCTTCGTCGAGACCCCGCTGCTGCGTGCGATCTGGTACCCGACGTCGGTCGGCACGCTGAGCTGGCTGTCCAAGCAGATCATCCGGCACGCGCTCGATCGGACCTCCGACCACCCGGAGATCATCCGGGACCTGCTTCACGACTACGGCGCGCGCGGCGTGAGCTCGCAGCAGTCGGCGGCGCTCGGCGGCCTCGCGCACCTGGTGAACTTCGAGCAGACCGACACGATCTTGGGCTCGCTGGCCGCCCAGCGCTATTACAACGCGATCGCCCCCGGCGCATCGGGCCCCAACTCCGAGCACTCCACGATGACGGCGTGGGGGCGGGAGAACGAGGCGAAGGCCTACGCGAACGCGATCCACAAGTACCGGGGCTGGCCGATCGTCGTGATCGTCTCCGACTCCTACGACCTCGACAACGCCGTGCACAACATCTTCGGTGGCGAGCTCAAGGAGCTCGTGGACAACCACCCCGGCACGGTGTTCGTCCGGCCGGACTCCGGGGATCCCGTGCAGGTCGTCTCGGACACCATCGAGGGCCTGATCGAGCACTACGGCGCGATCGAGAACAGCAAGGGCTACCGGGTGCTGCCCGACCGGATCCGGGTCTGCCAGGGCGACGGGATCACCCTCGACAGCCTGCGCGCCATCTACGCCGAGCTCGACCGCAGGAGGCTCGCGGCGGACAACGTCTACTTCGGGATGGGCGGCGGCCTGCTGCAGCAGGTCAACCGGGACACCCTGCACTTCGCCCAGAAGGCCAACGCGGTGCGGATCGACGGGCGCTGGGTCGACATCTGGAAGAGCCCGAACGGGGTCGACCTGAAGGCCTCCAAGCGGGGGCGGCTGGCCGTCCGCCAGGTCGACGGCCGGATCGAGACCGTGCCCCGGGACGCGGTGGCTCCGGAGGAGAACCTGCTCCAGCCCGTGTACCGCAACGGCAAGCTGTTGCGCCGCTGGGACTTGCTCGACCTGATCGAGCGCAGTGAGCGGACCGTGCCGCGCGAGTACTACGCGCCGGTGCTGCCCGAGGAGTCCTCCGCCGAGCAGCAGCCCCTGCCCTCGGCCGGCGCCTGA
- a CDS encoding winged helix-turn-helix domain-containing protein, which produces MTSEPTTTGPGPADPPTRPRVRLLVEIETADPAESAHDVADVVRTLLDRLPRVAPGHHVPTVSVLGSAKHPLATRGVYELGAQELLVDGVEVRLTPRESTVLTHLVQRPHQPVSRQELCERLDDADGSLGPRAVDVILSRLRAKLTWTPAPVVTVRGVGYRYDPSERFLVIDGRP; this is translated from the coding sequence ATGACATCGGAGCCGACCACGACCGGGCCCGGCCCGGCGGACCCGCCCACCCGGCCGCGGGTCCGGCTGCTGGTCGAGATCGAGACCGCCGATCCAGCGGAGTCCGCACACGACGTCGCTGACGTGGTGCGCACCCTGCTCGACCGGCTGCCCCGGGTCGCGCCCGGCCATCACGTCCCGACGGTGTCCGTGCTCGGCTCGGCCAAGCACCCGCTCGCCACCCGCGGGGTCTACGAGCTCGGCGCCCAGGAGCTGCTCGTCGACGGGGTGGAGGTCCGGCTGACACCACGGGAGTCGACCGTGCTCACCCATCTCGTGCAACGTCCGCACCAGCCGGTGTCACGCCAGGAGCTCTGCGAACGCCTGGACGACGCGGACGGGTCGCTCGGTCCGCGCGCCGTCGACGTCATCCTGTCCCGGTTGCGGGCCAAGCTCACCTGGACCCCGGCACCGGTGGTCACCGTCCGCGGCGTCGGTTACCGCTACGACCCCTCCGAACGGTTCCTGGTCATCGACGGACGCCCCTGA
- a CDS encoding HAD family hydrolase produces MSALHVFDMDGTLLRGTSASLEIGRRIGRLSEIEVLEVASSAGEIDNLEFHRACHPIWQTLTDQDIDAAFRGAPWLQGIAEVWADISGRGEHSVVVSMSPRFFVDRLRGWGADAVHATDVPIAGPLDEERVLTAAAKVTIVADLLRQHALTPRDCVAYGDSYTDVPLFRAVPLSVAVNADDEIKGLARLSYDGDDLREAYAAGRGLLQDRAVREGAG; encoded by the coding sequence GTGAGCGCGCTGCACGTCTTCGACATGGACGGCACGCTGCTGCGCGGGACCAGCGCGAGCCTGGAGATCGGCAGGCGGATCGGCAGGCTCTCCGAGATCGAGGTGCTGGAGGTCGCGTCCTCCGCCGGTGAGATCGACAACCTGGAATTCCACCGCGCCTGTCACCCCATCTGGCAGACCCTGACCGACCAGGACATCGACGCGGCCTTCCGGGGCGCCCCCTGGTTGCAGGGCATCGCCGAGGTGTGGGCGGACATCTCCGGGCGTGGTGAGCACTCGGTCGTCGTGTCCATGTCCCCGCGCTTCTTCGTGGACCGGCTGCGCGGGTGGGGGGCGGACGCGGTGCACGCCACCGACGTGCCGATCGCCGGGCCGCTGGACGAGGAGCGGGTGCTGACCGCCGCGGCGAAGGTCACGATCGTGGCGGACCTGTTGCGACAGCACGCTCTCACGCCCCGCGACTGTGTCGCCTACGGCGACTCCTACACCGACGTACCGCTGTTCCGGGCCGTCCCGCTCTCGGTGGCGGTCAACGCCGACGACGAGATCAAGGGACTCGCCCGGCTCAGTTACGACGGCGACGACCTGCGGGAGGCCTACGCCGCCGGACGCGGGCTGCTGCAGGACCGGGCGGTCCGGGAAGGAGCCGGATGA
- a CDS encoding CinA family protein: MSELFDSELLDQAAQVLDSARRAGLRIATAETVTGGLVAAALTSVAGASTVFERGFVLYHASVKAVGLGVGPEIAQEHGLVSAAVTEGIANGILEHSAADAGVALTGYAGPTGGNDRDPVGTVYTSAVLRDGKIVTERHVFDGDRTAVKLQAVEAALRLLGDQLGGSDAR, encoded by the coding sequence ATGTCCGAGCTTTTCGACAGCGAGCTCCTCGACCAGGCCGCGCAGGTGCTCGACAGCGCGCGCCGGGCCGGGCTCCGCATCGCCACCGCCGAGACCGTCACCGGGGGCCTGGTGGCCGCCGCGCTGACCTCGGTCGCGGGTGCCTCGACCGTGTTCGAGCGCGGGTTCGTCCTCTACCACGCCTCGGTCAAGGCGGTCGGGCTCGGCGTCGGGCCCGAGATCGCGCAGGAGCACGGGCTGGTCAGCGCCGCCGTCACCGAGGGCATCGCCAACGGCATCCTGGAGCACTCCGCCGCCGACGCCGGGGTGGCGCTCACCGGGTACGCCGGCCCCACCGGGGGCAACGACCGCGATCCGGTCGGCACCGTCTACACCTCGGCCGTCCTGCGCGACGGGAAGATCGTGACCGAACGACACGTGTTCGACGGGGACCGGACGGCCGTCAAGCTGCAGGCCGTCGAGGCCGCGCTGCGGCTGCTCGGGGACCAGCTCGGCGGCAGTGATGCGCGGTGA
- a CDS encoding dipeptidase: protein MTDQPISTPPAELAEAVTAVLPGARTDLEALVRIPSIWADPAHADDTRRSADAVAELARDAGAAEVRVIAAEGGAPAVVAHWPGPEGTPTVMLYAHHDVQPTGGDEHWTSPPFEPTERDGRLYGRGAADDKAGVMTHLAVLRAYGGTPPVGVVLFIEGEEESGSPTLTALLAEHHASLAADVIVIADAANPAVDVPALTTSLRGLVDVVVEVSMLERPVHSGVYGGPIGDALTALCRILATLHDDKGEVAVPGLVHGSSDAPDPDETTYRTDAGLLDGVELLGSGSIPERVNVKPAVAVLGIDAPRVAEASNVLLPRARAMVSMRLAPGEDAVQAQQALAEHLERNVPWGAHVTVTPGTGVAEPFSLSATGEVYDHARAAFASAYGNSAVETGIGGSIPFIAEFARTFPGAAVLVTGVGDPASRWHGIDESLHLGMFGRSVLAEALLLHRLAGNG, encoded by the coding sequence ATGACGGACCAGCCGATCAGCACTCCGCCGGCCGAGCTCGCCGAGGCGGTCACCGCGGTCCTGCCCGGGGCCCGCACCGATCTGGAGGCGCTGGTCCGCATCCCGAGCATCTGGGCCGATCCGGCACACGCCGACGACACGCGTCGCTCCGCGGACGCGGTCGCCGAGCTGGCCCGCGACGCCGGTGCCGCCGAGGTACGGGTGATCGCCGCCGAGGGTGGCGCGCCGGCCGTCGTCGCACACTGGCCGGGCCCCGAGGGCACGCCGACCGTCATGCTCTACGCCCACCACGACGTCCAGCCCACCGGTGGCGACGAGCACTGGACGTCGCCACCGTTCGAGCCGACCGAGCGGGACGGCCGGCTCTACGGCCGGGGCGCAGCGGACGACAAGGCCGGCGTCATGACCCACCTGGCGGTGCTGCGCGCCTACGGCGGCACGCCGCCGGTCGGGGTGGTGCTGTTCATCGAGGGCGAGGAGGAGTCCGGTTCGCCGACCCTGACCGCGCTGCTCGCCGAGCACCACGCGAGCCTCGCCGCGGACGTCATCGTGATCGCCGACGCCGCGAACCCCGCGGTCGACGTGCCGGCGCTGACCACCAGCCTGCGCGGCCTGGTCGACGTCGTCGTCGAGGTGTCGATGCTGGAGCGGCCGGTGCACTCCGGGGTCTACGGCGGCCCGATCGGCGACGCGCTCACCGCGCTCTGCCGGATACTCGCGACCCTGCACGACGACAAGGGCGAGGTCGCCGTCCCGGGGCTGGTCCACGGCAGCTCCGACGCCCCCGACCCGGACGAGACGACCTACCGCACCGACGCCGGCCTGCTCGACGGCGTCGAGCTGCTCGGCTCCGGCAGCATCCCGGAGCGGGTGAATGTCAAGCCGGCGGTCGCGGTGCTCGGCATCGACGCGCCGCGGGTCGCGGAGGCCTCGAACGTGCTGCTCCCGCGGGCCCGCGCGATGGTGAGCATGCGGCTCGCCCCCGGTGAGGACGCGGTGCAGGCGCAGCAGGCGCTCGCCGAGCACCTGGAGCGCAACGTGCCGTGGGGCGCGCACGTCACGGTCACCCCCGGCACCGGGGTCGCCGAACCGTTCAGCCTGTCCGCGACCGGCGAGGTGTACGACCACGCCCGCGCCGCGTTCGCCTCCGCGTACGGCAACTCCGCGGTGGAGACCGGGATCGGCGGCTCGATCCCGTTCATCGCCGAGTTCGCGCGCACCTTCCCGGGCGCCGCGGTGCTGGTGACCGGTGTCGGCGACCCGGCCAGCCGCTGGCACGGCATCGACGAGAGCCTGCACCTGGGCATGTTCGGCCGGAGCGTGCTCGCCGAGGCGCTGCTGCTGCACCGGCTCGCCGGGAACGGCTGA
- a CDS encoding DMT family transporter — MSRPGLVGATVSLLGATLFWAGNYIVGARAVQSIDPFSLTLLRWVLALPLLLALAQLIERPDWRQVLAAWRWLLALSFFGLLAYTGFLYAALEATSAFNASLINAFNPALIALAGAVFLRERLTPLAVAGILVALIGVLIVVTDGDPASVLRTGFGPGELLMLGAITAWTGYAVVGRRVPPLPPIASTAAQAAVAVLLLAPIGLLTGVTLPGDPASTGSLLFIVVFPSVLSYLLWTRALLVLPAGSAGVFLNLITVFTAAFTIIVGDPYTSAQVVGGLVVIAGVVLTNGGHLRRRPG; from the coding sequence ATGTCTCGTCCCGGGCTGGTCGGCGCCACCGTCTCGCTGCTCGGCGCGACGCTGTTCTGGGCCGGTAACTACATCGTCGGGGCCCGGGCGGTGCAGAGCATCGACCCGTTCAGCCTCACCCTGCTCAGGTGGGTGCTGGCGCTCCCGCTGCTGCTGGCGCTCGCGCAGCTGATCGAGCGCCCGGACTGGCGGCAGGTGCTCGCCGCCTGGCGGTGGTTGCTGGCGCTGTCGTTCTTCGGGCTGCTCGCCTACACCGGATTCCTCTACGCCGCCCTCGAGGCCACCAGCGCCTTCAACGCCTCGCTGATCAACGCCTTCAATCCCGCGCTCATCGCGCTCGCCGGGGCGGTCTTCCTGCGCGAACGGCTGACCCCGCTCGCGGTCGCCGGAATCCTGGTCGCGCTGATCGGCGTGCTGATCGTCGTGACCGACGGCGATCCGGCGAGCGTGCTCCGCACCGGATTCGGGCCGGGCGAGCTGCTCATGCTGGGTGCGATCACCGCCTGGACCGGTTACGCGGTGGTCGGCCGACGCGTCCCGCCGCTGCCGCCGATCGCCTCGACCGCCGCGCAGGCGGCGGTGGCGGTGCTGCTGCTCGCCCCGATCGGGCTCCTCACCGGGGTCACCCTGCCCGGCGATCCGGCGTCGACGGGCTCGTTGCTGTTCATCGTGGTGTTCCCCTCGGTCCTGTCGTACCTGTTGTGGACCAGGGCCCTGCTCGTGCTGCCGGCCGGGAGCGCCGGGGTGTTCCTCAACCTGATCACCGTCTTCACCGCCGCCTTCACGATCATCGTGGGCGACCCCTACACCTCGGCGCAGGTCGTCGGCGGGCTGGTGGTGATCGCCGGGGTCGTGCTCACCAACGGAGGGCACCTGCGTCGACGGCCCGGCTGA
- a CDS encoding fatty acyl-AMP ligase, producing the protein MSRFLATLLESATGPDRDLRGMTTGEPREPVRRSWGEVHREARSCAEALRRPGADGEPALPFGGAVGVLAGEPAAIAPCAQAVWLQGGSVTMLHQPTPRTDLAEWAADTVTTLKMIDASMVLLGAPFDALAPVLMEQGIPFRTLDSLAGDPDAFVADAAVADEGDTALLQLTSGSTAAPKAVRITHANLHANIGSMVAASELDVASDRMVSWLPLFHDMGMVGFLTIPMTVGLDLVTVTPVDFLGRPRLWAELISKYRGTVTAAPNFAYAVLARQLARVDDGELDLSSLRIALNGAEPVDPAAVTAFTDAGARFGLRPESVLCAYGMAETALGVAFAPVHTGLTVDRVDAESLEAHRRAEPASDGPVREFPELGPPLPGLEVRAVDPAGRVLGAREVGVLQLRGEAVTPGYLTVDGPRSTQDAEGWFDTGDEGYLTTDGAVVVCGRTKDVIIMGGRNIYPTDIERAAGAADGVRAGNVVAVRLAAGEGRHRESFAVAVEAKGADSPEAVKAIRDDVTHRVVSAVGVRPARVAVLAPGTLPKTPSGKLRRAATADLLGTAG; encoded by the coding sequence ATGTCCCGTTTTCTGGCGACGTTGCTGGAGTCCGCGACCGGTCCCGACCGGGATCTCCGCGGGATGACCACCGGGGAGCCGCGCGAGCCCGTGCGGCGCAGCTGGGGGGAAGTGCACCGGGAGGCCCGGTCCTGCGCGGAGGCGCTGCGCCGGCCCGGCGCCGACGGCGAGCCGGCACTCCCGTTCGGCGGCGCGGTCGGGGTGCTCGCCGGCGAGCCCGCGGCGATCGCGCCGTGTGCGCAGGCGGTGTGGCTGCAGGGTGGCAGTGTGACGATGCTGCACCAGCCGACCCCCCGGACCGATCTCGCGGAGTGGGCTGCGGACACCGTCACCACGCTCAAGATGATCGATGCCTCGATGGTGCTGCTCGGGGCCCCGTTCGACGCGCTCGCCCCGGTGCTGATGGAGCAGGGCATCCCGTTCCGCACCCTGGACTCGCTGGCCGGTGACCCGGACGCCTTCGTCGCGGACGCCGCCGTCGCCGACGAGGGCGACACCGCACTGCTGCAGCTGACCAGCGGCTCCACCGCGGCGCCGAAGGCCGTCCGGATCACCCACGCGAACCTGCACGCCAACATCGGCTCGATGGTCGCCGCGTCCGAACTGGACGTCGCCTCGGACCGGATGGTGTCCTGGCTACCGCTGTTCCACGACATGGGGATGGTCGGTTTCCTGACCATCCCGATGACGGTCGGGCTGGATCTGGTCACGGTCACCCCGGTCGACTTCCTCGGGCGGCCGCGGCTGTGGGCCGAGCTGATCTCGAAGTACCGCGGCACGGTCACCGCGGCGCCGAACTTCGCCTATGCGGTGCTGGCCCGTCAGCTCGCCAGGGTCGACGACGGCGAGCTCGACCTGTCGTCACTGCGGATCGCGCTGAACGGCGCCGAGCCGGTCGATCCGGCGGCCGTCACCGCGTTCACCGATGCGGGGGCACGGTTCGGGCTGCGGCCGGAGTCGGTGCTGTGCGCCTACGGGATGGCCGAGACGGCGCTCGGGGTGGCGTTCGCACCGGTCCACACCGGACTCACGGTGGACCGGGTGGATGCCGAGTCGCTGGAGGCGCACCGCCGTGCCGAGCCGGCCTCGGACGGTCCGGTGCGGGAGTTCCCCGAGCTCGGGCCGCCGCTGCCGGGCCTGGAGGTCCGGGCGGTCGACCCCGCCGGCCGGGTGCTCGGGGCGCGCGAGGTCGGCGTGCTGCAGCTGCGCGGCGAGGCGGTGACGCCCGGCTATCTCACCGTCGACGGCCCGCGGTCCACACAGGACGCCGAGGGCTGGTTCGACACCGGGGACGAGGGCTATCTGACCACGGACGGTGCGGTCGTCGTCTGTGGCCGGACCAAGGACGTGATCATCATGGGCGGCCGCAACATCTACCCGACCGACATCGAGCGTGCCGCGGGTGCGGCCGACGGGGTGCGGGCCGGGAACGTCGTCGCGGTGCGGCTGGCGGCCGGCGAAGGGCGCCATCGCGAGTCGTTCGCGGTCGCGGTCGAGGCGAAGGGCGCCGACAGCCCGGAGGCGGTGAAGGCGATCCGCGACGACGTCACGCACCGGGTGGTGTCCGCCGTCGGCGTGCGCCCGGCCCGGGTCGCGGTGCTGGCGCCGGGGACGCTGCCGAAGACCCCGTCGGGCAAGCTCCGCCGCGCCGCCACCGCCGACCTGCTCGGCACCGCGGGCTGA
- a CDS encoding FMN-binding glutamate synthase family protein, whose product MSTSDGRGLRESATFDRATIAAIQHAAETGVYDIRGWGAKRPLPHFDDLLFLGASMSRYPLEGYRERCDTDVVLGDRHAERPLHLSTPVTIAGMSFGALSAQAKESLGRGASEVGTSTTTGDGGMTDEERGHSKTLVYQVLPSRYGMNPDHLRAADAIEVVLGQGAKPGGGGMLLGQKISDRVAGMRTLPPGIDQRSACRHPDWTGPDDLAIKILELREITDWQKPIYVKVGATRTYYDVKLAVAAGADVVVVDGMQGGTAATQEVFIEHVGIPILAAIPQAVQALSELGLHRKVQLVVSGGIRTGADVAKAMALGADAVAIGTAALIALGDNDPRWAKEYESIGSAAGFYDDFQDGRDPAGITTQDPELAARLDPLQGGRRIANYLRVLTLEAQTIARACGKGHLLHLEPEDLVSLTIEAAAMARVPLAGTSWIPGRTPL is encoded by the coding sequence ATGAGCACATCCGACGGTCGCGGGCTCCGCGAGTCCGCGACCTTCGACCGCGCCACGATCGCCGCGATCCAGCACGCGGCGGAGACCGGGGTCTACGACATCCGGGGCTGGGGGGCCAAGCGTCCCCTGCCGCACTTCGACGACCTACTGTTCCTCGGCGCCTCGATGTCCCGCTATCCGCTGGAGGGCTATCGCGAGCGCTGCGACACCGACGTGGTGCTCGGTGACCGGCACGCCGAGCGGCCACTGCACCTGTCCACCCCGGTGACCATCGCCGGGATGAGCTTCGGCGCGCTGTCCGCGCAGGCCAAGGAGTCCCTGGGTCGCGGGGCCAGCGAGGTCGGCACCTCCACCACCACCGGCGACGGCGGCATGACCGACGAGGAGCGCGGCCACTCCAAGACCCTCGTCTACCAGGTGCTGCCCAGCCGCTACGGGATGAACCCCGACCATCTGCGGGCCGCCGACGCCATCGAGGTCGTGCTCGGCCAGGGCGCCAAGCCCGGCGGCGGGGGGATGCTGCTCGGGCAGAAGATCTCCGACCGGGTGGCCGGCATGCGCACCCTGCCGCCCGGCATCGACCAGCGCAGCGCCTGCCGGCACCCGGACTGGACCGGACCCGACGATCTCGCCATCAAGATCCTCGAGCTGCGCGAGATCACCGACTGGCAGAAGCCGATCTACGTCAAGGTCGGGGCCACCCGCACCTACTACGACGTCAAGCTGGCCGTCGCGGCCGGGGCGGACGTCGTCGTCGTCGACGGGATGCAGGGCGGCACCGCCGCCACCCAGGAGGTCTTCATCGAGCACGTGGGGATCCCGATCCTCGCGGCGATCCCGCAGGCGGTGCAGGCGCTGTCCGAGCTCGGACTGCACCGCAAGGTGCAGCTCGTCGTCTCCGGCGGGATCCGGACCGGCGCCGACGTCGCCAAGGCGATGGCGCTCGGCGCCGACGCCGTCGCGATCGGGACGGCCGCGTTGATCGCGCTGGGCGACAACGACCCCCGCTGGGCGAAGGAGTACGAGAGCATCGGCTCGGCGGCCGGCTTCTACGACGACTTCCAGGACGGGCGGGACCCGGCGGGGATCACCACCCAGGATCCGGAACTCGCCGCGCGTCTCGATCCGCTGCAGGGTGGCCGGCGGATCGCGAACTACCTGCGGGTGCTCACGCTGGAGGCGCAGACCATCGCCCGCGCCTGCGGGAAGGGGCATCTGCTGCACCTGGAGCCCGAGGACCTGGTGTCGCTGACCATCGAGGCCGCGGCGATGGCCCGGGTCCCGCTCGCCGGGACCAGCTGGATCCCGGGGCGGACGCCACTCTGA